One window of the Parasphingopyxis algicola genome contains the following:
- a CDS encoding DUF2163 domain-containing protein, with amino-acid sequence MADFLAEPVTSIAFCWRLARRDGVTIGFTTHDRDLLVAGLAYRAAPGMLPSAVRLTDGLDADSMDVSGALTSDAITRDDLTAGRWDGAAVRLFVVDWTAPEGEQLLLARGELGTVSIEGEAFTAELKGPAAILDRPVSEATSPECRARFGDTRCRVDLAPRTRITEIAAVIDGQTIDVASAAATQNAYGYGRLRWIDGENSGLSNAVLRSAGNRLTLREAPPFAIAIGTRVEIVEGCDRSFAACRDRFANAENFRGEPHLPGNDLLTRYPGAG; translated from the coding sequence ATGGCCGATTTTCTGGCCGAGCCGGTGACCAGCATCGCCTTTTGCTGGCGGCTCGCGCGCCGTGACGGGGTGACGATCGGGTTCACCACGCACGACCGCGATCTCCTCGTCGCCGGGCTCGCCTATCGCGCGGCCCCGGGCATGCTGCCATCGGCCGTCCGGCTGACCGACGGGCTCGATGCGGATTCGATGGACGTCTCGGGCGCGCTCACCAGCGACGCGATCACCCGCGACGATCTGACGGCGGGGAGATGGGACGGCGCGGCGGTGCGTCTTTTCGTTGTCGACTGGACGGCGCCGGAGGGCGAACAGCTGTTGCTTGCGCGCGGGGAGCTCGGGACCGTCTCGATCGAGGGTGAGGCGTTCACGGCCGAACTCAAAGGCCCGGCGGCGATACTCGACCGGCCCGTCAGCGAGGCGACGTCGCCCGAATGTCGCGCGCGGTTCGGCGACACCCGCTGCCGGGTCGATCTCGCGCCACGCACCCGCATCACCGAGATCGCGGCAGTGATCGACGGCCAGACGATCGATGTCGCGAGCGCGGCGGCGACGCAGAACGCCTATGGTTATGGCCGACTCCGATGGATCGACGGAGAGAATAGCGGGCTCTCCAATGCGGTGCTCCGTTCGGCCGGCAATCGGCTGACACTACGCGAGGCGCCGCCGTTCGCAATCGCGATCGGAACGCGGGTCGAGATCGTCGAGGGGTGCGACCGGAGTTTCGCGGCCTGCCGCGATCGCTTCGCCAACGCGGAAAACTTCCGCGGAGAGCCGCACCTGCCGGGCAACGATCTGCTGACCCGCTATCCCGGGGCGGGCTGA
- a CDS encoding peptidoglycan endopeptidase: protein MQPDEARAARIVSAARACIGVRFRVQGRDPETGLDCVGLAAISYRAAGAAPRLPAGYGLRGGDIRDVGRWLEASGLVRIADAPAGAGDLLLLAPGSRQLHLAVHSGTGFVHADLGLRRVVETPGDPPWPLLGSWRWHPETVERNS from the coding sequence ATGCAGCCGGATGAAGCGCGGGCGGCGCGGATCGTATCGGCGGCCCGCGCCTGTATCGGGGTGCGGTTTCGCGTTCAGGGCCGCGATCCGGAGACCGGCCTCGATTGTGTCGGGTTGGCGGCGATCAGCTATCGGGCTGCAGGCGCTGCGCCCCGATTGCCCGCCGGCTATGGGTTACGCGGCGGGGATATCCGGGACGTAGGCCGATGGCTCGAGGCGAGCGGCTTGGTCCGCATCGCCGACGCGCCGGCCGGCGCGGGCGATCTGCTACTGCTCGCCCCCGGCTCCCGGCAGCTTCATCTCGCGGTCCATAGCGGCACGGGCTTCGTCCATGCCGATCTCGGTTTGCGACGTGTCGTTGAAACGCCGGGCGACCCGCCCTGGCCGCTTCTAGGCAGCTGGCGCTGGCATCCCGAAACAGTCGAACGGAATTCCTGA
- a CDS encoding phage tail protein, whose protein sequence is MATLILGTVGTALFGPIGGALGAIIGQQVDNEIFKPGGRQGPRLNDLRLQTSSYGTPIPKVFGTMRVAGTVIWATDIREDRRREGGGKGRPRTTTYSYSASFAVALSARPIRAIHRIWADGKLLRGAAGDFKSETGFRLHLGDESQPVDPLIAAAEGGGGSPAYRGLALAVFENCQLADFGNRIPSLTFEVEADAGPVSFADIATELSSGAIVADSGATLSGYAAHGESLGAAIETLIAALPHQRIDDAHSLRLSDARPDPLALPEEALGAKPGEQGAARYRIDRQGADRAAAEITLRYYEPERDYQTGAQRAWMDGPGRVTERIDLPATVSSARAKAIAEARLERSWAEQAAATVALPWSAITVRPGDMVRIPGEAAEWRVAGFGLERMAVSLDLVRAGPASAIIADSATPGRVVSDPDLEHGPTRLHLLDLPALDDILHATPQLLIAAAGPSPGWRSAALEISYNGGASFDSLGRTAPPAIIGSALGVLDSGESVLFDSASSVDIELLNADMWLAGATDDALVSGANLAVLGDELIQFGIAGALGDNRFRLSRFLRGRRGTEWATTTHALGERFVLIDAAALKAIDAPASALGGPVECVATGLGDAGEPVSVSAIVEGRQIRPPAPVHLSAARLANGDIRFAWVRRSRLGWAWRSGSDVPLGEETERWRIAIEPATGQVRAAETTSPTYLYDTVAQAADGTQSVTGFTLSVTQLGTLAEADPPGRAAFTL, encoded by the coding sequence ATGGCGACACTTATATTGGGCACGGTCGGTACGGCGCTGTTCGGCCCGATCGGCGGTGCGCTCGGCGCAATCATTGGGCAGCAGGTCGATAACGAGATATTCAAGCCCGGGGGCCGGCAAGGGCCGCGCCTCAACGACCTCCGGCTGCAGACATCGTCGTACGGGACGCCGATACCGAAAGTCTTCGGAACGATGCGCGTCGCGGGCACCGTTATCTGGGCCACGGATATACGGGAGGATCGTCGCAGGGAGGGCGGGGGCAAGGGACGGCCGCGCACCACGACCTACAGTTACAGCGCGTCCTTCGCCGTGGCGCTGTCGGCACGGCCGATTCGGGCCATCCATCGGATCTGGGCCGACGGGAAGCTGCTGCGCGGCGCGGCCGGCGATTTCAAGAGCGAGACGGGATTCCGCCTTCATCTCGGCGACGAAAGCCAGCCGGTCGACCCGCTGATCGCGGCAGCAGAAGGAGGAGGGGGGAGCCCCGCCTATCGCGGGCTGGCCCTGGCGGTCTTCGAAAATTGCCAGCTCGCCGATTTCGGCAATCGGATCCCCTCGCTGACGTTCGAAGTCGAAGCCGATGCCGGACCCGTATCGTTCGCCGATATCGCAACGGAATTGAGCTCGGGTGCGATTGTGGCGGACAGCGGCGCGACCCTGTCCGGCTATGCGGCGCATGGCGAAAGTCTCGGTGCCGCAATCGAAACGCTGATCGCCGCGCTTCCGCATCAGCGGATCGACGATGCGCATTCGCTCCGCTTGTCGGACGCGCGGCCCGATCCGTTGGCGCTCCCGGAAGAAGCGCTCGGCGCGAAGCCGGGCGAACAGGGCGCAGCTCGGTACCGGATAGACCGGCAGGGCGCCGACCGGGCGGCCGCCGAAATCACATTGCGCTATTACGAGCCCGAGCGCGATTATCAGACCGGCGCGCAGCGGGCGTGGATGGACGGTCCGGGCCGGGTAACCGAGCGGATCGATCTTCCGGCGACGGTATCGTCCGCGCGGGCCAAGGCAATCGCCGAGGCGCGGCTCGAACGATCCTGGGCGGAGCAGGCGGCCGCTACAGTTGCGCTGCCTTGGTCGGCGATCACCGTCCGACCGGGAGACATGGTGCGGATCCCGGGTGAGGCGGCCGAGTGGCGTGTGGCCGGGTTCGGGCTCGAACGGATGGCGGTTTCCCTCGATCTGGTCCGCGCGGGTCCGGCCAGCGCGATTATCGCCGATAGTGCGACGCCCGGCCGTGTGGTGTCCGATCCCGATCTCGAACACGGGCCCACGCGATTGCATCTGCTGGACCTGCCGGCGCTCGACGACATACTCCACGCCACGCCGCAACTGCTGATTGCCGCTGCCGGGCCATCGCCGGGCTGGCGCTCCGCGGCGCTCGAGATCAGCTATAACGGCGGCGCGAGTTTTGACTCGCTCGGCCGCACGGCCCCGCCGGCGATCATCGGCTCGGCATTGGGTGTTCTCGATTCGGGTGAATCGGTCCTGTTCGATTCCGCCTCGTCCGTCGACATCGAACTCCTCAACGCAGACATGTGGCTTGCCGGCGCCACCGATGATGCTCTGGTCTCGGGGGCCAATCTCGCCGTGCTCGGCGACGAGCTCATCCAGTTCGGGATTGCCGGGGCGCTCGGAGACAACCGATTTCGTCTGTCCCGTTTCCTGCGCGGCAGGCGCGGGACCGAATGGGCGACGACGACGCATGCGCTTGGGGAACGTTTCGTGCTGATCGATGCTGCCGCGCTGAAGGCCATCGATGCCCCAGCCTCGGCGCTGGGCGGTCCAGTCGAATGCGTGGCGACCGGGCTCGGTGATGCCGGCGAACCGGTTTCGGTCAGCGCGATCGTGGAGGGACGGCAGATTCGCCCGCCGGCGCCGGTTCATCTATCGGCCGCTCGCTTGGCGAACGGAGATATCCGGTTCGCGTGGGTCCGGCGCAGCCGACTCGGCTGGGCCTGGAGGTCGGGCAGCGACGTCCCGCTCGGCGAGGAAACGGAAAGATGGCGGATCGCGATCGAGCCGGCGACGGGACAAGTGCGTGCCGCCGAGACGACGAGTCCCACCTATCTTTACGATACGGTCGCGCAAGCTGCGGACGGAACGCAGTCGGTTACCGGTTTCACGCTATCGGTCACACAGCTTGGCACGCTCGCGGAAGCAGACCCGCCTGGCCGCGCCGCTTTCACCCTGTAA